A window of Paraburkholderia bryophila contains these coding sequences:
- a CDS encoding putative quinol monooxygenase, protein MAGEVMLMILIQTKPGRGAEQLAAYRQLAPIVRAEEGCRQYDLHPVAGDEDRFVLLEKWSSKEALAAHDVTAHMIAADAHSPTFRAGPATVLQLGATSVA, encoded by the coding sequence ATGGCCGGTGAAGTCATGCTGATGATTCTGATTCAAACGAAACCCGGACGAGGCGCTGAACAACTGGCGGCGTACCGTCAATTGGCGCCGATCGTTCGCGCGGAGGAGGGGTGTAGGCAATATGACTTACACCCGGTCGCGGGCGACGAGGATCGTTTCGTCCTGCTCGAAAAGTGGTCGTCGAAAGAAGCGCTGGCGGCGCACGATGTCACCGCTCATATGATCGCGGCGGATGCGCATAGTCCTACGTTCAGAGCTGGGCCCGCGACGGTGTTGCAGCTTGGAGCGACGAGCGTCGCGTAG
- a CDS encoding catalase family peroxidase, whose product MADRPTSSASPVRSLVLIAVVVAALVAAFAFTAGWLSPGRLTPARIVNGLAPPGGPTLGFRRNHAKGICFTGSFESNGAASALSTAPMLAPGSYPVTGRFNLATPDPKAPDAAVRVRGLSLRIVAPDGREWRTAMIDAPFFAVSTPQAFYGLLQASANKQDPDAMKNFIGAHPEFGAFVAWAGSAPWTASYAEERYNSLNSFIFTNAAGQDQAVRWSFIPAAQPEAVPHDQLKARDADFLAADITQRVHSAPQRWTLVFTLANPGDPTADPTKAWPDDRRKVEAGTLVVNAIEPEADGPCRDINFDPTVLPPGMHVSDDPFPAARSAAYAVSFDRRTAEDKDYPHHPAGGATP is encoded by the coding sequence ATGGCCGACAGACCGACTTCCAGCGCGTCCCCCGTTCGTTCGCTGGTACTGATTGCAGTCGTGGTGGCCGCGCTGGTCGCGGCCTTCGCCTTTACGGCCGGCTGGCTCTCGCCGGGCCGCCTGACGCCCGCCAGGATCGTCAACGGACTGGCGCCCCCCGGCGGCCCGACGCTCGGCTTTCGGCGCAATCATGCGAAGGGCATCTGTTTTACCGGCAGCTTCGAATCGAACGGCGCGGCATCGGCCCTGTCGACGGCACCGATGCTGGCGCCCGGCTCGTATCCGGTCACCGGACGTTTCAACCTCGCCACGCCGGACCCCAAAGCGCCGGACGCCGCCGTTCGGGTGCGCGGCCTCAGCTTGCGCATCGTCGCGCCGGACGGGCGCGAATGGCGCACCGCGATGATCGATGCGCCGTTCTTTGCGGTCTCCACACCGCAAGCGTTCTACGGTCTGCTGCAGGCTTCGGCCAACAAGCAAGACCCGGACGCCATGAAGAATTTCATCGGCGCGCATCCGGAGTTCGGCGCGTTCGTCGCGTGGGCCGGGAGTGCGCCGTGGACGGCTTCGTACGCGGAAGAGCGCTACAACAGCCTCAATAGCTTCATCTTCACGAATGCCGCGGGACAGGACCAGGCGGTGCGCTGGTCCTTCATTCCCGCCGCGCAGCCCGAGGCCGTCCCGCACGATCAGTTGAAGGCGCGCGACGCCGACTTCCTCGCCGCCGACATCACGCAACGGGTCCACAGCGCGCCGCAACGCTGGACGTTGGTCTTCACGCTCGCCAATCCCGGCGACCCGACCGCTGACCCGACCAAAGCCTGGCCGGACGATCGGCGCAAGGTGGAGGCGGGTACGCTGGTGGTCAATGCCATCGAGCCCGAGGCCGACGGGCCGTGTCGCGATATCAACTTCGATCCGACGGTGCTGCCGCCCGGCATGCACGTCTCGGACGATCCGTTTCCCGCCGCGCGCTCGGCCGCCTATGCCGTCTCGTTCGACCGGCGGACCGCTGAAGACAAGGACTATCCGCATCATCCGGCGGGAGGAGCCACGCCATGA
- a CDS encoding cytochrome b, producing MNPIHDRFTPLQRALHWLMAVCILAMLFIGVGMVSTVRPDYLSLVSIHKPLGMVILVLALIRLVVRLMRGAPPLPASMPEPMKLAAHLSHLAFYVLMIALPLLGWGMLSAADYPVVVFGVQLPSILPHSNGLHTLLWNAHRVLALCFFALIVLHLAAALLHALVRRDGVFETMARWR from the coding sequence ATGAACCCGATCCACGATCGCTTCACACCGCTGCAGCGCGCGCTTCACTGGCTGATGGCGGTTTGCATTCTGGCGATGCTGTTCATCGGCGTCGGGATGGTGTCCACCGTACGCCCGGATTATCTGTCGCTGGTGTCGATCCACAAACCGTTGGGCATGGTGATTCTCGTGCTGGCGCTGATTCGCCTCGTGGTGAGATTGATGCGCGGCGCACCGCCGTTGCCGGCGTCGATGCCGGAGCCGATGAAGTTGGCCGCCCATCTGTCGCATCTCGCGTTTTACGTGCTGATGATTGCGTTGCCGCTTCTGGGATGGGGCATGTTGTCGGCCGCGGATTATCCGGTGGTGGTGTTCGGGGTTCAGTTGCCGTCTATCCTGCCGCATAGCAATGGGCTGCACACGCTGCTGTGGAATGCGCACCGAGTGCTCGCGCTGTGTTTCTTCGCGCTGATCGTGCTTCATCTGGCGGCGGCGCTGTTGCATGCGCTGGTGAGGCGGGATGGCGTGTTTGAGACGATGGCGCGTTGGCGCTGA